From a single Cyclobacterium marinum DSM 745 genomic region:
- the trpD gene encoding anthranilate phosphoribosyltransferase, translated as MKEILNHLIEHKTLSKEQAKGVLKEMTSGEVNTSQMAAFLTIFMMRSVRVEELMGFREAMLERCIAVDIPEYDAIDLCGTGGDGKDTFNVSTLASFIVAGAGQPVAKHGNVGVSSVCGSSNLLAHFGYEFTNDVEQLKSSLDNAGICFLHAPLFHPAMKHIGPVRKELGVKTFFNMLGPMVNPSFPKKQLVGVFSLELARLYGYLYQNNDVRFSILHALDGYDEVSLTGDLKWISNDGEKIVSPEELGFKTIMPETIKGGTTIEESADIFMNILKGKGSPEQEAVVIANATLALTTSKPNWSLDTARDKATETLKNGTALKVFKELINPKTSINIS; from the coding sequence ATGAAAGAGATACTTAACCACCTGATAGAACACAAAACCCTCAGCAAAGAACAGGCAAAAGGGGTGTTGAAAGAAATGACTTCCGGTGAAGTTAATACCAGCCAAATGGCTGCTTTCTTGACCATATTTATGATGCGAAGCGTGCGGGTTGAAGAATTGATGGGATTTAGAGAAGCCATGCTTGAAAGATGTATCGCCGTAGACATCCCGGAATATGATGCCATTGATTTATGCGGTACCGGTGGGGATGGCAAAGATACCTTTAATGTATCTACCTTGGCATCCTTTATCGTAGCAGGCGCAGGACAACCTGTAGCCAAACATGGAAATGTTGGTGTTTCCTCAGTCTGTGGATCTTCCAATCTTTTGGCTCATTTTGGCTATGAGTTTACCAATGATGTGGAACAATTGAAAAGTAGTCTTGACAATGCAGGGATTTGCTTTTTGCATGCACCTCTATTTCATCCTGCCATGAAGCACATAGGTCCGGTACGCAAAGAGCTGGGAGTGAAAACATTCTTTAACATGTTGGGCCCTATGGTCAACCCAAGTTTCCCTAAAAAACAATTGGTGGGAGTTTTCAGTCTTGAACTTGCTCGTCTGTACGGTTACCTGTACCAAAACAATGATGTTAGGTTCAGTATTTTGCATGCATTGGATGGCTATGATGAAGTATCCTTGACGGGTGATCTAAAATGGATTTCTAATGATGGTGAGAAAATTGTAAGTCCAGAGGAATTGGGCTTTAAAACCATAATGCCTGAAACCATTAAGGGAGGGACTACAATTGAAGAATCGGCTGACATTTTCATGAATATCTTGAAAGGCAAGGGAAGTCCTGAACAAGAAGCAGTCGTAATAGCCAATGCCACCCTCGCCCTTACCACCTCCAAGCCAAATTGGAGTCTTGATACCGCGAGAGACAAAGCCACAGAAACCCTTAAAAATGGCACAGCGCTGAAAGTTTTCAAAGAACTGATTAATCCAAAAACCTCCATAAATATTAGTTGA
- a CDS encoding anthranilate synthase component II produces the protein MKILVLDNYDSFTYNLVYIIRELGYGNSMDIIRNDKISLEEVDAYDKILLSPGPGLPSEAGIMPDLIKKYSPSKDILGVCLGHQAIGEAFGAGLINLTEVVHGVASKIKIKPDLLFEGLPEYFTVGRYHSWVIDATMLPDELEVTSKTPDGQIMAIKHKEFEVRGLQFHPESILTENGVQIIKNWIEGKKNNN, from the coding sequence ATGAAAATACTGGTACTGGACAATTATGATTCCTTCACCTATAACTTGGTGTATATTATCCGAGAATTGGGGTATGGAAATTCAATGGATATCATTAGAAATGATAAAATAAGCCTGGAAGAGGTAGATGCTTATGACAAAATATTACTTTCCCCGGGCCCCGGTCTCCCGTCCGAGGCAGGTATTATGCCTGACCTGATTAAAAAATATTCCCCAAGTAAAGATATTTTGGGAGTATGTCTTGGGCACCAGGCCATTGGGGAGGCTTTTGGCGCAGGGCTTATCAACCTTACAGAGGTTGTTCACGGTGTAGCAAGCAAAATCAAAATCAAACCTGATTTATTGTTTGAGGGTTTGCCTGAATATTTTACCGTAGGCAGGTACCACAGCTGGGTAATAGATGCCACCATGCTTCCTGATGAACTTGAAGTTACCTCCAAAACACCTGACGGACAGATTATGGCCATCAAGCACAAAGAATTTGAAGTACGTGGTTTGCAGTTTCATCCCGAGAGCATCCTCACCGAAAATGGGGTGCAAATAATAAAAAACTGGATTGAAGGTAAAAAAAATAACAATTAA
- a CDS encoding anthranilate synthase component I family protein, whose product MNKIRIKTRYKKLLADTITPVSIYLQIRDRYNNTILLESSDYHGNENSYSYICCEPMATFSLINGEVHQSFPDQTTSVKRLEKSDNIMDELRQFGNTFQEEKMDFKFITNGLFGYIQYDGVSYFEDITINNPQASSTPLIHYAVYKNMIVVDHFKNELYIFEHYLEGAEEDSGIPKIEMILNNKNIPSYSFSLDGKETSNYTDSEFLDILAKGRDHCFRGDVFQIVLSRSFSTGFKGDEFNVYRALRSINPSPYLFYFDYGSYKIFGSSPEAQIVVKGRKATIYPIAGTFKRTGNDKSDAELAVKLYDDPKENSEHVMLVDLARNDLSRSSEKVNVEVFKEIQYYSHVIHLVSKVTGDLPEGANPLQLVADTFPAGTLSGAPKYRAMELIDNLENSARKFYGGAIGFLGFNGDFNHAILIRSFVSENNLLRFQAGAGVVAKSSIESELQEVSNKLEALRVALKSAETI is encoded by the coding sequence ATGAATAAAATAAGAATCAAAACCCGGTATAAAAAGCTTTTGGCAGATACCATCACTCCGGTGAGTATTTACCTTCAGATTCGCGACAGGTATAACAATACCATTCTTCTGGAAAGCTCTGATTACCATGGAAATGAAAACAGTTATTCCTATATCTGTTGTGAACCCATGGCCACTTTTTCTTTAATTAATGGTGAGGTCCATCAGTCATTTCCCGATCAGACTACTTCTGTAAAGAGGCTCGAGAAATCAGACAATATTATGGATGAGCTTAGGCAGTTTGGGAATACCTTTCAGGAAGAAAAAATGGACTTTAAGTTCATTACCAACGGTCTTTTTGGCTATATCCAATATGATGGCGTAAGTTATTTTGAAGACATTACCATCAACAATCCTCAAGCTTCGAGTACCCCTTTGATTCATTATGCGGTGTACAAAAACATGATTGTGGTGGATCATTTCAAAAATGAGCTTTATATTTTTGAACACTATTTGGAAGGAGCAGAGGAGGATTCAGGCATTCCTAAAATTGAGATGATTCTTAATAATAAAAACATCCCAAGTTATTCATTTAGTCTGGATGGTAAGGAGACTTCAAATTATACCGATAGTGAATTTCTGGATATACTTGCCAAAGGAAGAGATCATTGTTTCCGTGGCGACGTTTTTCAAATAGTATTGTCCCGATCTTTTTCCACAGGGTTTAAAGGAGATGAATTTAACGTTTATCGGGCATTGCGATCCATTAATCCTTCTCCCTATTTGTTTTATTTTGACTATGGGTCTTATAAGATTTTTGGAAGTAGCCCGGAAGCTCAAATCGTTGTAAAAGGTAGAAAAGCCACCATTTACCCAATTGCAGGAACATTTAAACGTACGGGCAATGATAAATCCGATGCTGAATTAGCAGTAAAGCTTTATGATGACCCTAAAGAAAATTCAGAGCATGTAATGCTGGTAGATTTGGCCAGAAATGATTTAAGCCGATCTTCGGAAAAGGTGAATGTGGAAGTTTTTAAAGAGATTCAATATTATTCCCATGTCATTCATTTGGTATCCAAAGTGACCGGGGATTTACCTGAAGGAGCCAATCCCCTGCAACTTGTGGCGGATACCTTTCCTGCAGGCACCTTGTCGGGAGCACCCAAATACCGGGCCATGGAATTGATTGATAACCTTGAGAATAGTGCTAGGAAGTTTTATGGTGGCGCCATAGGTTTTTTGGGTTTCAATGGAGATTTTAATCACGCCATTCTGATTCGTTCATTTGTATCAGAAAATAATCTTTTGCGATTTCAAGCAGGAGCAGGTGTAGTGGCCAAATCCTCCATAGAGAGTGAACTTCAAGAGGTTAGCAATAAGCTGGAAGCCTTGAGAGTTGCCCTCAAATCTGCTGAGACAATTTAA
- a CDS encoding phosphoribosylanthranilate isomerase produces MAEPDNISGLLGIAEVNWMGMIFYPPSGRYVPKFGQDAAGYKRVSLPKVGVFVNESTEEILRVVKDYGLSLVQLHGDEAPSQLQALRERTKVKVIKVFRVGADWNWKSLEAYKDLVDYFLFDTDGPSYGGTGHQFNWEILESYPYETPFLLSGGIAPKDVENLLACYKAYPAMVGIDINSKFEISKGVKDLEKIKTFTAAISDKAATAKKKKTNDKD; encoded by the coding sequence ATGGCTGAGCCTGATAATATTTCAGGCCTGTTGGGAATAGCGGAAGTCAATTGGATGGGGATGATATTTTATCCTCCTTCGGGACGTTATGTGCCTAAATTTGGTCAAGATGCAGCAGGATATAAAAGGGTATCTTTACCCAAAGTGGGCGTGTTTGTCAATGAAAGCACTGAAGAAATCCTTAGAGTTGTGAAGGATTATGGCCTTTCCTTGGTGCAACTTCATGGAGATGAGGCTCCGAGCCAACTTCAAGCACTCAGAGAAAGAACCAAGGTAAAAGTGATAAAGGTTTTTAGAGTGGGAGCGGATTGGAACTGGAAGTCTTTGGAAGCCTATAAAGATCTGGTTGATTATTTCCTTTTTGATACTGATGGGCCTTCCTATGGAGGTACTGGTCATCAATTCAATTGGGAAATATTAGAAAGCTATCCTTATGAAACACCTTTTCTATTAAGTGGAGGGATAGCACCAAAAGATGTAGAAAATCTTTTGGCTTGTTACAAGGCTTATCCTGCAATGGTTGGAATTGACATTAACTCAAAATTTGAAATTTCCAAAGGTGTCAAAGATTTGGAAAAAATAAAGACATTTACGGCAGCGATCAGCGATAAAGCTGCCACAGCGAAAAAAAAGAAAACCAATGATAAAGATTGA
- the trpC gene encoding indole-3-glycerol phosphate synthase TrpC has protein sequence MNILEKIIARKKEEIAERKALFPQKLLEKSLFFEGNVVSMKKYVTHPEKTGIIAEFKRRSPSKGLINGTATVEQTTIGYMQAGASALSVLTDKDFFGGSEADLGLARKFNFCPILRKDFMVDEYQIIEARSIGADCILLIAAALTPKRLNELAVFAKGLGLEVLLEVHDGEELEKSLNEHVDLVGVNNRNLKTFEVNIQTSLELVDSIPNTFTKISESGLSEPATLVQLKKAGYDGFLIGENFMKTIRPHQAAYNFMQQYRKLLAASKGQIEA, from the coding sequence ATGAATATCCTTGAAAAAATAATAGCTCGAAAAAAGGAGGAAATTGCAGAACGGAAAGCCCTATTTCCTCAAAAATTACTGGAGAAAAGTTTGTTTTTCGAAGGTAATGTGGTTTCGATGAAAAAATATGTAACCCATCCTGAAAAGACCGGGATCATTGCTGAGTTCAAAAGAAGATCCCCTTCAAAAGGTCTTATCAATGGAACAGCCACAGTAGAGCAAACAACAATTGGTTATATGCAGGCCGGAGCTTCTGCATTGTCTGTATTGACAGATAAGGACTTTTTTGGGGGAAGTGAAGCAGATCTTGGCCTGGCAAGGAAATTCAATTTCTGTCCGATCTTACGCAAAGATTTTATGGTCGATGAATACCAAATCATTGAGGCAAGGTCTATTGGTGCCGATTGTATTTTATTAATTGCAGCTGCCTTAACGCCAAAACGACTCAATGAATTGGCAGTTTTTGCAAAGGGCCTAGGCTTGGAGGTATTATTGGAAGTGCATGATGGAGAAGAGTTGGAAAAAAGCCTCAATGAACATGTGGACTTGGTAGGGGTAAACAACCGTAACCTGAAGACTTTTGAAGTAAACATTCAGACCTCATTGGAATTGGTAGATTCCATTCCAAACACTTTTACCAAAATTTCGGAAAGTGGCCTTTCAGAACCGGCCACTTTGGTCCAATTAAAAAAGGCCGGATATGATGGGTTTTTGATCGGAGAAAACTTTATGAAAACCATTCGACCACATCAAGCTGCTTATAATTTTATGCAACAATACAGGAAGTTATTGGCAGCTTCCAAAGGACAAATAGAGGCATGA